A DNA window from Paraclostridium bifermentans contains the following coding sequences:
- a CDS encoding OPT family oligopeptide transporter: MSKKLPKEAYGGVSGKDYVPYVTDKSKTGANMAVLIIGIVLAVVFAASTAYSGMKAGLTVAAGIPGSIIGSAFIAAFAKGKGILGKNIVQGMASGGESVASGMIFVLPAILLIGSQVTFLEGFVVGVGGVLFGIGVSSLVYNYLIIEEHGKLMYPESMAICETLVASDAGGDSMKYMGIGFGISGIITVLTGSFLNVANNVISFIGDKFYKCKFEVEVNPLLLGIGFIVGLEVALTMFAGSLLSHFGIMPLIGYFTDLAGEGAKVWNDPSMPINQMGVNDIAGNYVKYIGAGMMLCGGIIGAIKLIPTIIASVKETMNAKSSSADGEGSTALQTMILLGGIVVAVIGAFLISGSIVMAIVGAIVSIVLAALFVIVAGRLTGTIGTSNLPVSGMTIASLVIATLVFVIMGWSGQADNKSLLLFGTFIVVSISIAGGYNQSQKVTYIIGGNKSEMQKYFAIAGIVGVIVVVGTTILLSNQLVVTGDNPPFALPQANLISTLTSGIMSGQLPWVMIIVGVFMAIVLYFLDLPIMTVAIGFYLPIATTSIILIGALIRVFVEKTSKEEKEKEVKVSNGISLSSGLVAGGSIIGLIGIILQVSGVIKSAGPSGFASGNMMAIILLIVLVGLTAWPIITSKVKNNEK; the protein is encoded by the coding sequence ATGAGTAAAAAATTACCTAAAGAGGCTTACGGGGGCGTATCAGGTAAAGATTATGTACCCTATGTAACAGACAAGTCTAAAACAGGTGCAAATATGGCAGTACTTATAATTGGTATTGTTTTAGCAGTTGTTTTTGCAGCGTCTACAGCATACTCAGGTATGAAAGCAGGACTTACAGTTGCAGCTGGTATACCTGGATCTATAATAGGGTCAGCATTTATAGCAGCTTTCGCTAAAGGAAAAGGTATTCTAGGAAAGAATATAGTACAAGGTATGGCAAGTGGTGGAGAATCAGTTGCTAGTGGTATGATATTTGTACTACCTGCTATTTTATTAATAGGTAGCCAAGTGACATTTTTAGAAGGATTTGTTGTAGGAGTAGGTGGAGTTCTATTTGGTATAGGAGTTTCATCACTTGTTTACAATTATTTAATAATTGAAGAACATGGAAAGCTTATGTATCCAGAATCAATGGCTATATGCGAGACACTTGTAGCATCAGATGCAGGTGGAGACTCAATGAAATACATGGGAATTGGATTTGGAATAAGTGGTATTATAACAGTATTAACAGGATCATTCTTAAATGTAGCTAACAATGTAATAAGTTTTATAGGTGATAAGTTTTATAAGTGTAAATTTGAAGTAGAGGTTAACCCACTACTTTTAGGTATAGGATTTATAGTAGGTCTTGAAGTTGCATTAACTATGTTTGCAGGATCGTTATTATCTCACTTTGGAATAATGCCTTTAATAGGATACTTCACTGATTTAGCAGGAGAAGGAGCTAAAGTATGGAACGATCCTTCAATGCCTATCAATCAAATGGGTGTAAATGATATAGCTGGTAACTATGTAAAATACATAGGAGCTGGTATGATGCTTTGCGGAGGTATAATAGGAGCAATAAAACTTATACCAACTATAATAGCATCTGTTAAAGAAACAATGAATGCTAAATCTTCATCAGCTGATGGAGAAGGAAGTACTGCTCTTCAAACAATGATATTATTAGGCGGAATAGTAGTTGCAGTTATAGGTGCATTTTTAATTTCAGGAAGCATAGTAATGGCAATTGTTGGAGCAATAGTTTCAATAGTTTTAGCTGCACTATTTGTTATAGTTGCAGGACGTTTAACAGGAACAATAGGAACATCAAACTTACCAGTATCTGGTATGACAATAGCATCTTTAGTTATAGCAACACTAGTATTTGTTATAATGGGATGGAGTGGACAAGCAGATAATAAATCATTATTATTATTTGGTACATTTATAGTTGTATCTATATCAATAGCTGGAGGATACAACCAATCTCAAAAAGTTACTTACATAATAGGTGGTAATAAAAGTGAAATGCAAAAATATTTTGCAATAGCAGGTATAGTAGGTGTAATAGTTGTTGTTGGTACAACAATATTACTTTCTAACCAACTTGTAGTTACAGGGGATAATCCTCCATTTGCATTACCTCAAGCAAACTTAATATCAACACTTACTTCAGGAATAATGTCAGGGCAATTACCTTGGGTTATGATAATTGTTGGAGTGTTTATGGCAATAGTTTTATACTTCTTAGATTTACCAATAATGACAGTTGCAATAGGATTCTACTTACCAATAGCAACAACTTCTATAATATTAATAGGAGCATTAATTCGTGTATTTGTTGAAAAAACTTCTAAAGAAGAAAAAGAAAAAGAAGTTAAAGTTTCAAATGGTATAAGTTTATCATCAGGACTTGTAGCAGGAGGATCTATAATCGGTCTAATAGGTATAATACTACAAGTATCAGGTGTTATAAAAAGTGCAGGACCAAGTGGATTTGCATCTGGAAATATGATGGCAATAATACTTTTAATAGTATTAGTAGGACTTACTGCATGGCCAATAATAACATCTAAGGTAAAAAATAATGAAAAATAA
- a CDS encoding OPT family oligopeptide transporter — protein sequence MSKKLSKEAYGGIHGKDYVPYITDKSKTGANVAVLIIGILLATIFAASTAYSGMKAGLTVAAGIPGSIIGSAFIAAFASGKGILGKNIVQGMASGGESVASGMIFVLPAILLIGSQVSFLEGLAVGVGGVLFGIGVSSLVYNYLIIEEHGKLMYPESMAICETLVASDAGGDSMKYMGIGFGISGIITVLTGSFLNVTNNVISFIGNKFYKYKFEVEVNPLLLGIGFIVGLEVSLTMFAGSILANFGITPLISYFTEMAGTGANVWNNSSMAISQMGVNDIGGNYVKYIGAGMMLCGGIIGAVKLIPTIIASVQETMKAKSSNDGEGSSALQTIILLGGIVIAFVAGFIISGSVTMAIVGAIASVLLAGLFVIVAGRLTGTIGTSNLPVSGMTIASLVILTLVFVIMGWKGQADNKSLLLFGTFIVVAIAIAGGYSQSQKVTYIIGGSKSEMQKYFTIAGIVGVIVVVGTILLLSNQLTITGDNPPFALPQANLMSTLTSGIMSGQLPWVMIIVGVFMAIVLYFLGLPIMTVAIGFYLPIATTSIILVGALIRVFVEKTSKSEQEKEGKVSNGISLSSGLVAGGSIIGLIGIILQVTGVIKSAGPSGFAAGNMMAIILLVVLVVCTALPIVSSKVKNNEK from the coding sequence ATGAGCAAAAAACTGTCTAAAGAAGCATATGGAGGGATACATGGAAAAGACTATGTACCTTACATAACAGACAAATCAAAAACAGGTGCAAACGTTGCTGTATTAATTATAGGTATTCTTTTAGCAACTATATTCGCAGCATCTACAGCATATTCAGGTATGAAGGCAGGACTTACAGTTGCAGCTGGTATACCGGGGTCTATAATAGGATCAGCATTTATTGCAGCATTTGCTAGTGGAAAAGGTATTCTAGGAAAAAACATAGTACAAGGTATGGCAAGTGGTGGGGAATCAGTTGCTAGTGGTATGATTTTCGTTTTACCAGCTATATTACTAATAGGTAGCCAAGTTAGCTTCCTAGAAGGTTTAGCAGTGGGAGTAGGTGGAGTTCTATTTGGTATAGGAGTTTCATCACTTGTTTATAACTATTTAATAATAGAAGAACATGGAAAACTTATGTACCCAGAGTCAATGGCTATATGTGAGACACTTGTAGCATCAGATGCAGGTGGAGACTCAATGAAGTACATGGGAATTGGATTTGGAATAAGTGGTATTATAACAGTATTAACAGGGTCATTCTTAAATGTAACAAATAATGTAATAAGCTTTATAGGAAATAAATTCTATAAATATAAGTTCGAAGTTGAAGTTAACCCATTACTTTTAGGTATAGGGTTTATAGTAGGACTTGAAGTATCTTTAACAATGTTTGCTGGTTCTATATTAGCAAACTTTGGGATAACACCATTAATATCTTACTTTACTGAAATGGCAGGGACAGGAGCAAATGTTTGGAATAACTCTTCAATGGCTATAAGTCAAATGGGTGTAAATGATATCGGTGGTAACTATGTAAAATACATAGGAGCTGGTATGATGCTTTGTGGAGGTATAATAGGAGCAGTAAAACTTATACCAACTATAATAGCATCAGTTCAAGAAACTATGAAAGCTAAATCATCTAATGATGGAGAAGGAAGCTCGGCTCTTCAAACTATAATATTATTAGGTGGAATAGTAATAGCATTTGTAGCAGGATTCATTATATCTGGAAGTGTAACAATGGCAATAGTTGGAGCTATAGCGTCAGTATTATTAGCTGGATTATTCGTTATAGTTGCAGGACGTTTAACAGGAACAATAGGAACATCAAATTTACCAGTATCTGGTATGACAATAGCATCTTTAGTTATATTAACGTTAGTGTTTGTTATAATGGGATGGAAAGGTCAAGCAGATAATAAATCATTATTATTATTTGGTACATTTATAGTAGTTGCTATAGCTATAGCTGGTGGATATAGCCAATCTCAAAAGGTTACTTACATCATAGGTGGAAGCAAGAGTGAAATGCAAAAATACTTTACAATAGCTGGTATAGTAGGTGTAATAGTTGTTGTTGGAACAATATTATTACTTTCAAACCAACTTACAATAACAGGAGATAACCCTCCGTTTGCATTACCTCAAGCAAACTTAATGTCAACATTAACATCAGGAATAATGTCAGGGCAATTACCTTGGGTTATGATAATCGTTGGAGTATTCATGGCAATAGTTTTATACTTCTTAGGATTACCAATAATGACAGTTGCAATAGGATTCTACTTACCAATAGCAACAACTTCTATAATATTAGTAGGAGCATTAATCCGTGTATTCGTTGAAAAAACTTCTAAATCTGAACAAGAAAAAGAAGGTAAAGTTTCAAATGGTATAAGTTTATCATCAGGACTTGTAGCAGGAGGATCTATCATAGGATTAATAGGTATAATACTACAAGTAACAGGTGTTATAAAGAGTGCAGGACCAAGCGGATTTGCAGCTGGAAATATGATGGCAATAATATTACTAGTAGTATTAGTAGTATGTACTGCATTACCGATTGTATCATCTAAGGTTAAGAATAATGAAAAATAA
- a CDS encoding PqqD family protein: protein MKNNEDVLNLVFKKNENIEYKVNDSGIVIIQEKQNHKIQRVFRKLRFKIPMYKNIELDEYGSFIFLQVDGNKNVKELGEILEAKYGEESHPLYERLLLFLNHIEVNCHYIEKVQ from the coding sequence ATGAAAAATAATGAAGATGTTTTAAATTTAGTCTTTAAAAAAAATGAAAATATAGAGTACAAAGTAAATGATAGTGGTATAGTGATTATACAAGAAAAACAAAATCATAAGATTCAAAGAGTTTTTAGAAAATTAAGATTTAAAATTCCTATGTATAAAAATATAGAACTTGATGAATATGGTAGTTTTATATTCTTGCAAGTTGATGGAAATAAAAATGTTAAAGAGTTAGGTGAGATTTTAGAAGCAAAATATGGAGAAGAATCACATCCTCTTTATGAACGACTACTTTTATTTCTAAATCACATTGAAGTAAATTGTCATTACATTGAAAAAGTACAATAA
- a CDS encoding superoxide dismutase: MYDKIELGYKFNELEPYIDAKTVEIHYGKHLQTYVNNLNNLLKGYEDIFDGKSLEELLKNVSDLPEEIRQGVINQGGGVYNHNLYFSILSPKASLVPEGNLLEKINQTFGNVDNLKDELSKKAIAQFGSGYASLLMDRNKNLFIKSTSNQDTNLQDGLVPILTIDVWEHAYYLKYQNLRADYVNNIWNIIDWKKVSNLYNS, encoded by the coding sequence ATGTATGATAAAATAGAGTTAGGATATAAATTCAATGAATTAGAACCATATATAGATGCTAAAACTGTAGAGATACACTATGGTAAACATCTACAAACTTATGTAAATAATTTAAATAACCTTTTAAAAGGCTATGAAGATATTTTTGATGGAAAAAGTTTAGAGGAATTGCTAAAAAATGTGTCTGACTTACCAGAAGAAATTAGACAAGGAGTTATAAACCAAGGTGGTGGGGTTTATAATCACAACTTATATTTTTCAATTCTATCTCCTAAAGCTTCTCTAGTTCCAGAAGGTAACTTACTAGAAAAAATAAACCAAACTTTTGGAAATGTTGACAATTTAAAGGATGAATTAAGTAAAAAAGCTATAGCACAATTTGGATCAGGTTATGCATCTTTACTTATGGATAGAAATAAAAATTTATTTATAAAATCTACATCAAACCAAGACACAAACCTTCAAGATGGTTTAGTCCCTATCCTTACAATTGATGTTTGGGAGCATGCTTATTATCTAAAATATCAAAATCTTAGAGCTGACTATGTAAATAACATATGGAATATAATAGATTGGAAAAAAGTTTCAAATCTTTACAATTCATAA
- a CDS encoding DUF2325 domain-containing protein — protein sequence MSVLVLGGHECMEKDYKSLLREKGYNTKIYTKMPSGLKKRIGNPDAIVLLMSTISHSMAELAIRDAKRKKIPVIKVKNSSKEAFYDCIKDIDKCIGDCSQCNLKCRS from the coding sequence ATGAGTGTGCTAGTTTTAGGTGGACATGAATGTATGGAGAAAGATTATAAAAGCCTTTTACGTGAAAAAGGTTATAACACGAAAATATATACAAAAATGCCATCAGGTCTTAAAAAAAGAATAGGAAATCCAGATGCTATAGTTTTATTAATGTCAACAATATCTCACAGTATGGCAGAACTTGCAATAAGAGATGCTAAAAGAAAAAAGATACCTGTTATAAAAGTTAAAAACAGTAGTAAAGAAGCTTTTTATGACTGTATAAAAGATATTGATAAATGTATCGGAGATTGTAGTCAATGTAACTTAAAATGTAGAAGCTAG
- a CDS encoding FeoA family protein: protein MSVNKLSIGNSAIVDYVFGENDFTKRLLALGCIEGTKITVKKVAPLGDPIIVNFRGFDIALRKKEAEYIKIK, encoded by the coding sequence GTGAGTGTAAATAAACTTTCGATAGGAAATAGCGCAATAGTCGATTATGTATTTGGTGAAAATGATTTTACTAAAAGGCTATTAGCTTTAGGCTGTATAGAAGGGACTAAAATTACTGTGAAAAAAGTAGCTCCATTAGGAGACCCAATTATAGTAAATTTTAGAGGGTTTGATATAGCTTTAAGAAAAAAAGAAGCTGAATATATAAAAATAAAATAG
- the feoB gene encoding ferrous iron transport protein B has product MINVALVGNPNVGKTTVFNAITGLSQKVGNWPGVTIEKREGHFGKNINIVDLPGIYAMDTFSNEEKISKNYLDEENVDVIVNVVDAANLSRNLYLTTQLMKYNKPIVIILNMVDMANSKGIKIDHEKLEKELGVKIVPMIAKKKVNGDILEKIILESSKSLVIYKEYPHEEYKTYKELEKSLSKCIRTENDNKKNLSDKIDDIVLNPILAYPIFIGLLYTLFKFTFDWVGGPLQEFSAGAIETYIQGPVSELIANSSPWFYSLIVDGIIGGLGGALPFFPLIFVLFLGITLLEDSGYMSRIAFLMDKVMAKVGLSGKTFIPMVMGLGCSSPAIMATRTLDSEQDRKITALIAPLMTCGAKLPIYAMFVSIFFPKNAALVTTSLYLIGIIVAIFVALFITRSQNSYSTSPFIIELPKYSMPTVRQLLKNTWNKSKGFLIRVCTIMFAMSIVIWALSSFNFSGFTSEINESFLATLGGLVAPIFAPLGFGDWRAGVSILTGLSAKEIVVATMEILYGDLNTVLPTMFTTVTAYGFLVFSALYTPCIAALATMQKEYGTKMTLVSFLYQFFIAWVGAFYVYQIGTLITTGFVIENIMALIIGTIIIFAIGMIIFKKLQKTNLNKEVDVKSKLKAVIQ; this is encoded by the coding sequence ATGATTAATGTAGCATTGGTTGGTAATCCTAATGTTGGGAAAACGACTGTATTTAATGCAATAACTGGTCTTAGTCAAAAAGTTGGGAATTGGCCGGGAGTTACGATAGAAAAAAGAGAAGGGCATTTTGGAAAAAATATAAATATTGTAGATTTACCAGGAATTTATGCAATGGATACTTTTTCTAATGAAGAAAAAATATCTAAAAACTACTTAGATGAAGAAAATGTTGATGTAATAGTAAATGTAGTTGATGCAGCTAATTTATCAAGAAACTTATACTTAACAACGCAGCTTATGAAATATAACAAGCCCATAGTGATAATTTTAAATATGGTAGATATGGCAAATTCAAAGGGCATAAAAATTGATCATGAAAAGCTTGAAAAAGAACTTGGAGTAAAGATAGTTCCTATGATAGCAAAGAAAAAAGTTAATGGTGATATTCTTGAAAAAATAATTTTAGAGAGTTCTAAATCGTTAGTTATATATAAAGAATATCCACATGAAGAATATAAGACCTATAAAGAATTAGAAAAATCATTAAGTAAATGTATAAGAACTGAAAATGACAATAAGAAAAATTTAAGTGATAAAATTGATGACATAGTTTTAAATCCTATACTGGCGTATCCAATATTTATAGGACTATTATATACCTTATTTAAATTTACTTTTGATTGGGTAGGAGGACCATTACAAGAATTTTCAGCAGGAGCAATAGAAACGTACATACAAGGACCTGTAAGTGAGTTGATAGCAAATTCAAGTCCGTGGTTTTATTCTTTAATAGTAGATGGAATTATAGGTGGTCTTGGTGGAGCACTACCATTTTTCCCATTAATATTTGTACTATTTTTAGGTATAACACTACTTGAAGATAGTGGGTATATGTCAAGGATAGCATTTTTAATGGATAAAGTTATGGCAAAAGTTGGACTATCAGGAAAAACGTTTATTCCTATGGTTATGGGTCTTGGATGTTCTTCACCCGCTATAATGGCAACGAGAACATTAGATAGTGAACAAGATAGAAAAATAACTGCTCTTATAGCTCCATTAATGACTTGTGGAGCGAAGTTACCTATATATGCAATGTTTGTTTCTATATTTTTCCCTAAAAATGCAGCTTTAGTTACAACATCTCTATATTTAATAGGAATAATAGTAGCTATCTTTGTAGCTTTATTCATAACTAGAAGTCAAAACTCATACTCAACTTCACCGTTTATAATAGAACTTCCAAAGTATTCTATGCCTACAGTTAGACAGTTACTTAAAAATACTTGGAATAAATCAAAAGGATTTTTAATAAGGGTGTGTACTATAATGTTTGCAATGTCTATTGTTATATGGGCATTATCATCATTTAATTTTAGTGGATTTACATCTGAAATAAATGAAAGCTTTTTAGCAACTCTTGGAGGACTAGTAGCGCCTATATTTGCGCCGCTTGGGTTTGGAGATTGGAGAGCAGGAGTTTCTATATTAACTGGACTTTCAGCTAAAGAAATAGTTGTCGCTACAATGGAAATTTTATATGGAGATCTAAATACGGTTCTTCCTACAATGTTTACAACTGTAACTGCATATGGATTCTTAGTGTTTAGTGCGCTTTACACTCCTTGTATAGCAGCACTTGCAACTATGCAAAAAGAGTATGGGACTAAGATGACTTTAGTATCATTTTTATATCAATTCTTTATTGCATGGGTAGGAGCGTTTTATGTATACCAAATAGGTACATTAATTACTACAGGATTTGTTATTGAAAATATAATGGCACTAATTATAGGAACTATAATTATATTTGCAATAGGAATGATTATATTTAAAAAACTACAAAAAACAAATTTAAATAAAGAAGTAGATGTAAAATCTAAGCTAAAAGCTGTTATTCAATAA
- a CDS encoding M48 family metallopeptidase, whose product MEVTFMHKNREIKFNIIYRKRKTMSLEIKKDGIINVIAPNGLDKTFIVDKVKNKSDWIIKKLDEIEVLNNNRYIRSYESGDIFLYLGKEYILEVLVDKSIIGTSVSLENNKLIVRSNSNNKDVIQRALKNWYTDETLGIVKERINYYNPFFVDTVTAIKIKDQKSRWASCTYKNEILFNLRCSMMPIQIIDYIVIHEMCHMEHRNHSKDFYLAVERILPDYKERIKWLKNNGIRMNF is encoded by the coding sequence ATGGAAGTGACATTCATGCATAAAAATAGAGAAATAAAATTTAATATAATTTATAGAAAAAGGAAAACGATGAGTCTGGAAATTAAAAAAGATGGGATTATTAATGTAATTGCGCCTAATGGGTTGGACAAAACCTTTATAGTTGATAAAGTAAAAAATAAATCTGATTGGATAATAAAAAAATTAGACGAAATTGAAGTTCTAAATAATAATCGATATATAAGAAGTTATGAGAGTGGAGATATATTTTTATATTTAGGTAAGGAGTACATATTAGAAGTTTTGGTAGATAAAAGCATAATTGGAACTAGTGTTAGTTTAGAAAATAATAAATTAATAGTTAGATCAAACTCCAATAATAAAGATGTTATACAACGTGCTTTAAAAAATTGGTATACTGATGAAACATTAGGTATTGTTAAAGAAAGAATAAACTATTATAATCCCTTTTTTGTAGATACAGTAACCGCTATAAAAATTAAAGATCAGAAGTCAAGATGGGCTAGTTGTACTTATAAAAATGAAATACTATTTAATTTAAGATGCTCTATGATGCCTATACAAATAATTGATTATATAGTTATACATGAAATGTGCCATATGGAGCATAGAAACCATTCTAAGGACTTTTATTTAGCTGTGGAAAGAATTTTACCGGATTATAAGGAAAGAATTAAATGGTTAAAAAATAATGGAATACGAATGAATTTTTAG
- a CDS encoding PqqD family protein: protein MKNNEEVLNLVFKKSENIEYEVSSDGIVTILEKQDHKVQNFFRKLKFKIPMYKKMELDEYGSFIFLQIDGKKNVEELGIKLEGKYGEESHPLYERLLLFLNHIDVNCHYIEKID from the coding sequence ATGAAAAATAATGAAGAAGTTTTAAATTTAGTTTTTAAAAAAAGTGAGAATATTGAATATGAAGTAAGTTCTGATGGTATAGTCACTATACTTGAAAAACAAGATCATAAGGTTCAGAACTTTTTTAGAAAATTAAAATTTAAAATTCCTATGTATAAAAAGATGGAATTAGATGAATATGGCAGTTTTATATTCTTACAAATTGATGGTAAAAAAAATGTAGAAGAATTAGGAATAAAATTAGAAGGAAAGTATGGAGAAGAATCACACCCTCTGTATGAGAGATTACTTTTATTTTTAAATCACATTGATGTTAACTGTCATTATATTGAAAAAATTGATTAA
- a CDS encoding Na+/H+ antiporter NhaC family protein, whose amino-acid sequence MKKEVKRGNPLALLPLGVFLVLFVGSGIITGDFYKMPALVAFLIAGGIALLFNKKENLETKMNVFCKGAGDTNIILMVIIFLLAGAFSSVAKAMGGVDSTVNLSLSILPSNLLVAGLFIIGCFISISMGTSVGTIAALAPIALGVAQKTGIPVPLVIGAVVGGAMFGDNLSMISDTTIAAVRTQGCELKDKFKMNFLIVLPAAIATAIILTVVTLGYGNVATQSYEYDIIKVLPYILVLAGALIGVNVFVLLGSGILFAGAVGIFSNSFGILGFIGAISEGLGGMYELSLLVIVVGGVVSLIKFNGGIDYILHFITSKIKSKKGAEFGIAALVSVIDLCTANNTIAIVTAGPLAKDIAEKYDIDPRKTASILDIFSSCWQGVIPYGAQLLTAAGIAGISPVEIIKYLYYPGLMFICGIAAITFSQVVVKKSSLKENI is encoded by the coding sequence ATGAAAAAAGAAGTAAAAAGAGGTAATCCATTAGCTTTATTACCATTAGGTGTATTTTTAGTATTGTTTGTAGGAAGTGGAATTATAACTGGAGATTTTTATAAGATGCCAGCATTAGTAGCTTTCTTAATAGCAGGAGGTATAGCTTTATTATTTAATAAAAAAGAAAATTTAGAAACTAAGATGAATGTATTTTGTAAAGGTGCAGGAGATACAAATATTATATTAATGGTTATTATATTTTTATTAGCTGGAGCTTTTTCAAGTGTAGCAAAGGCTATGGGTGGGGTTGACTCAACTGTAAATTTAAGTTTATCAATATTACCATCAAATCTTTTAGTGGCAGGATTATTTATTATAGGATGTTTTATATCAATATCTATGGGAACATCAGTTGGAACTATAGCTGCATTAGCACCGATTGCTCTAGGTGTAGCTCAAAAAACTGGTATTCCAGTTCCGTTAGTAATAGGGGCAGTTGTTGGAGGAGCTATGTTTGGAGATAACCTATCGATGATATCAGATACAACAATAGCAGCTGTAAGAACACAGGGATGTGAGTTAAAAGATAAATTTAAAATGAACTTTTTAATAGTATTACCAGCAGCTATTGCAACAGCTATAATTTTAACAGTAGTAACACTTGGATATGGGAATGTAGCAACTCAATCTTATGAGTATGATATTATAAAAGTTTTACCTTATATATTAGTTCTAGCAGGAGCTTTAATCGGTGTAAATGTATTTGTTTTACTTGGGAGTGGAATATTATTTGCAGGAGCTGTAGGAATATTTTCTAATTCATTTGGTATTTTAGGGTTTATAGGTGCTATATCAGAAGGCTTAGGTGGAATGTATGAACTAAGTTTATTAGTAATTGTAGTTGGCGGAGTTGTATCATTAATTAAGTTTAATGGGGGAATTGATTATATACTACATTTCATAACTAGCAAAATAAAAAGTAAGAAAGGTGCAGAGTTTGGAATAGCAGCATTAGTAAGTGTTATAGACTTATGTACTGCTAATAACACAATAGCAATTGTAACAGCGGGACCTCTAGCAAAAGATATAGCCGAAAAATATGATATAGATCCAAGAAAAACAGCTAGTATATTAGATATATTTTCATCATGTTGGCAAGGTGTAATACCTTATGGAGCTCAGTTGTTAACAGCAGCAGGGATAGCGGGAATATCACCAGTTGAAATAATAAAATATCTTTATTATCCAGGATTAATGTTTATTTGTGGAATAGCAGCAATTACTTTTTCACAAGTTGTAGTGAAAAAAAGTAGTTTAAAAGAAAATATATAA